In Arthrobacter alpinus, a single window of DNA contains:
- the tsf gene encoding translation elongation factor Ts — MANYTAADIKALRERTGAGMMDVKKALDEANGDADKAMELIRIKGLKGATKREGRSTAEGLVAAAVDGGVGVMVEVACETDFVAKAAPFIEFANKVLATAVSSGAADVEALLAVDVDGKPMSEAVIAAGALLGEKVAIRRLARVEGATVDAYLHKTSKDLPAQVGVLFAIDGDNQEVAHDVAVHIAAMSPTFLTRDEVAPEVVESERRIASETAQAEGKPEAAMTKIVEGRLTGFFKEIVLVDQPFAKDSKKSVAAVLAEASVKPVGFARFRVGA, encoded by the coding sequence ATGGCGAACTACACCGCCGCTGATATTAAGGCTCTGCGCGAGCGCACGGGCGCTGGCATGATGGACGTCAAGAAGGCTCTCGACGAGGCCAACGGCGACGCCGACAAGGCCATGGAGCTCATCCGCATCAAGGGCCTCAAGGGTGCCACCAAGCGCGAAGGCCGTTCAACCGCTGAAGGCCTCGTTGCCGCAGCTGTTGACGGTGGCGTTGGCGTCATGGTTGAGGTCGCCTGCGAAACTGACTTCGTAGCCAAGGCTGCTCCCTTCATCGAATTCGCCAACAAGGTTCTGGCCACGGCCGTCTCCTCCGGCGCGGCCGATGTTGAGGCACTGCTGGCCGTTGACGTAGACGGCAAGCCCATGTCCGAGGCTGTCATTGCAGCCGGCGCACTCTTGGGTGAAAAGGTTGCCATCCGCCGCCTTGCCCGCGTTGAAGGTGCAACTGTTGACGCTTACCTGCACAAGACCTCTAAGGACCTTCCGGCCCAGGTTGGCGTGCTGTTCGCTATTGACGGCGACAACCAGGAAGTTGCCCACGACGTAGCCGTGCACATTGCTGCCATGTCCCCGACGTTCCTGACCCGTGACGAAGTTGCTCCTGAGGTCGTTGAAAGCGAACGCCGCATTGCAAGCGAAACCGCACAGGCCGAGGGCAAGCCCGAAGCTGCCATGACGAAGATCGTTGAAGGACGCCTCACCGGCTTCTTCAAGGAGATCGTCTTGGTTGACCAGCCCTTCGCGAAGGACTCCAAGAAAAGCGTTGCCGCTGTTCTGGCAGAAGCAAGCGTCAAGCCTGTTGGCTTTGCACGTTTCCGCGTTGGCGCATAA
- the rpsB gene encoding 30S ribosomal protein S2 codes for MPVVTMRQLLDSGVHFGHQTRRWNPKMKRFILTERNGIYIIDLQQSLSFIDRAYEFVKATVAHGGTVLFVGTKKQAQEAIAEQATRVGQPYVNQRWLGGMLTNFQTVSKRIARMKELEEINFEDVASSGHTKKELLLLKRELIKLQTNLGGIRNLTKAPSVLWVVDTPKEHLAIDEAHKLNIPVVAILDSNCNPDEVDFPIPGNDDAIRSVALLTRVIADAIAEGLIARNNKATGNEEAPAEPLAEWERELLEGDKAVEAPAEAAVEAPVEAEAVVEAPVEAAVEAPAEAATEK; via the coding sequence ATGCCCGTCGTAACAATGCGCCAGCTGCTTGACAGCGGCGTCCACTTTGGACACCAGACCCGTCGTTGGAACCCGAAGATGAAGCGATTCATCCTGACGGAGCGCAACGGCATCTACATCATCGACCTGCAGCAGTCACTGTCTTTCATTGACCGCGCATACGAGTTCGTAAAGGCCACCGTTGCACACGGCGGCACCGTTCTCTTCGTTGGTACCAAGAAGCAGGCTCAGGAAGCAATCGCCGAGCAGGCTACTCGTGTTGGCCAGCCGTACGTGAACCAGCGCTGGTTGGGTGGTATGCTCACCAACTTCCAGACCGTTTCCAAGCGTATCGCCCGCATGAAGGAACTCGAAGAGATCAATTTCGAAGACGTTGCTTCCTCCGGTCACACCAAGAAGGAGCTCTTGCTCCTCAAGCGTGAACTCATCAAGCTGCAGACCAACCTCGGTGGTATCCGCAACCTGACCAAGGCACCGTCCGTGCTTTGGGTTGTTGACACCCCGAAGGAACACCTCGCCATCGACGAGGCTCACAAGCTGAACATCCCGGTTGTTGCCATCTTGGACTCCAACTGCAACCCCGACGAAGTTGATTTCCCGATTCCGGGTAACGACGACGCCATCCGCTCCGTTGCACTGTTGACTCGTGTCATCGCTGACGCCATTGCTGAAGGCCTGATCGCCCGCAACAACAAGGCAACCGGCAACGAAGAAGCACCGGCTGAGCCCTTGGCTGAGTGGGAGCGCGAACTCCTCGAAGGCGACAAGGCTGTTGAAGCACCGGCTGAAGCCGCTGTTGAAGCTCCGGTTGAGGCCGAGGCTGTTGTTGAAGCACCCGTCGAAGCTGCTGTTGAAGCACCGGCTGAAGCTGCAACCGAGAAGTAA
- a CDS encoding M23 family metallopeptidase codes for MSTLSAFHTFRYLAAALLALVTLPAPAALPASTIASELSRAAAPLPASLAWGWPLEGVAAVIHPFDPPAQPWLSGHRGVDLAAPQGADVLAPTAGVVTFSGVVVSREVLTIAVDNGLRLSFEPAISQLKVGDSVVRGQVVGTVSGPTHCDGGAAGVVSCLHWGVRRGEEYLDPLQFIMDLRPSVLLPLNN; via the coding sequence ATGAGCACTTTGTCCGCGTTTCACACTTTTCGATACTTGGCAGCAGCCCTTCTTGCGCTGGTCACCTTGCCGGCTCCGGCAGCACTGCCGGCTTCGACCATCGCGTCCGAACTTTCCAGGGCTGCCGCTCCCCTGCCTGCGTCTTTGGCTTGGGGGTGGCCCCTGGAAGGAGTTGCTGCCGTGATTCACCCTTTTGATCCACCAGCTCAGCCATGGCTGTCTGGCCATCGCGGCGTGGACTTGGCCGCTCCACAAGGTGCAGACGTTCTTGCACCCACGGCCGGAGTGGTGACTTTCTCCGGCGTCGTGGTTAGTAGGGAGGTGTTGACCATTGCCGTGGATAACGGTCTTCGCTTGAGTTTTGAGCCTGCCATCTCACAGCTCAAGGTGGGCGACTCCGTGGTCCGCGGACAAGTTGTTGGCACGGTCTCGGGGCCCACTCATTGCGATGGAGGGGCGGCCGGTGTGGTTAGCTGCCTTCACTGGGGTGTGCGGCGAGGCGAGGAATACCTTGACCCACTGCAGTTCATCATGGACCTACGCCCCTCGGTGTTGCTGCCGTTAAACAACTGA
- a CDS encoding acyl-CoA dehydrogenase family protein, with protein sequence MPVPKAAVDLNNLPYADGDFYGFEQLLSEKERERLQEIRDFLAKEVRPIAVDCWNRGEFPMELIPKLAEANLMSPVRHQGYSNVFAGIVHAEFTRADASIATFMGVHDGLFTGSIEALASEEQKAAWLPDIYAMKKIGAFGLTEPLGGSDVAGGTRTTAVRDGDNWILNGAKRWIGNATFSDWVVIYARDVADNQVKAFMVDTSLPGYSATKIENKIALRTVQNADILLDNVVVPHEFKLAGGNSFRDTNKVLKVTRLAVAWQAVGQQLAAFDVARRYAVERQQFGRPIASFQMVQDQLVQMLGNTVSSMGMMVRLGQLEDQGLAKDEQSALAKAFTTARMRETVAMGRNLLGGNGIVTDYEMAKIFADAEAIYSYEGTYEINTLVTGRAITGISAIV encoded by the coding sequence ATGCCCGTGCCCAAGGCTGCTGTAGACCTAAACAACCTTCCCTACGCCGATGGTGACTTCTACGGATTCGAGCAACTGCTCTCCGAGAAGGAGCGGGAGCGTCTGCAGGAGATCCGTGATTTCCTGGCCAAGGAAGTCAGGCCCATTGCCGTTGATTGCTGGAATCGCGGCGAATTCCCCATGGAGCTCATTCCCAAGCTGGCTGAGGCCAACCTCATGAGCCCGGTCCGCCATCAGGGCTACTCCAATGTCTTCGCCGGCATTGTCCACGCAGAATTCACTCGCGCAGATGCTTCCATTGCCACCTTCATGGGCGTTCATGACGGTCTGTTCACCGGCTCCATTGAGGCGCTGGCCTCGGAAGAGCAAAAGGCCGCCTGGCTGCCGGATATTTACGCCATGAAAAAGATCGGCGCCTTCGGCTTGACCGAACCCTTGGGTGGCTCCGATGTAGCTGGCGGTACCCGGACCACGGCCGTCCGCGACGGCGACAACTGGATCCTCAACGGTGCCAAGCGCTGGATCGGCAACGCCACATTCTCCGACTGGGTTGTCATCTACGCTCGCGATGTAGCCGACAATCAGGTCAAGGCATTCATGGTGGACACCTCGCTACCCGGCTACAGTGCCACGAAGATTGAAAACAAGATCGCCCTGCGCACCGTCCAGAACGCCGACATTCTGCTAGATAACGTGGTTGTTCCGCACGAGTTCAAGCTCGCCGGCGGCAATAGCTTCCGCGATACCAACAAGGTTCTGAAGGTCACCCGACTTGCAGTCGCATGGCAGGCGGTAGGCCAGCAATTGGCGGCGTTCGATGTTGCCCGCCGCTACGCCGTGGAACGTCAGCAGTTTGGCCGCCCCATTGCTTCCTTCCAGATGGTCCAGGATCAGCTGGTGCAGATGCTCGGCAACACCGTCAGCTCCATGGGCATGATGGTCCGCCTGGGCCAGCTCGAGGATCAAGGTCTGGCCAAGGACGAGCAATCGGCCCTGGCCAAGGCCTTCACTACGGCTCGCATGCGTGAGACCGTCGCCATGGGTCGCAACCTGCTCGGCGGCAACGGCATCGTCACCGACTATGAAATGGCCAAGATCTTCGCAGACGCCGAGGCTATCTACTCCTATGAAGGCACCTACGAAATCAATACCCTGGTCACCGGCCGGGCCATCACGGGAATCTCTGCAATCGTCTAG
- a CDS encoding glycosyltransferase → MTSTPSDSAQKPLTILIAADTYPPHINGAAQFCFRLATGMTARGHDVHVMACRPDGGPMFTEQRTEATVHRLRSRPVPTHEYFRISLPWEIKKDIATMFDVIKPDVVHVQSHYMIGEHVVYEAARRGIRIVATNHFMPENLNPFLPFPQWFKNIVGRVSWRDMGKVMSRADVVTTPTPLAAKAMHEHAFLRKVLPLSNGIEAGNYELAEGETPPRNPYPTIAFVGRLAEEKHIDVLIDAIAATPADLNLHLVVVGGGEVKAALKAQAAKLGLADRVDFTGLISDEELREVYLKADLFVMPGTAELQSLVTLEAMSASTPVVLANAMALPHLVEDGVNGYLFRPNDKDDLAEKITTIMRLSPEDRAAMGVASHNKVSRHGLQKTLDTFEDIYRGGSYEDHAV, encoded by the coding sequence GTGACATCCACGCCGAGCGATAGCGCCCAAAAGCCGCTTACAATCTTGATCGCGGCCGACACCTATCCACCCCACATCAACGGTGCGGCGCAGTTTTGCTTCCGACTCGCTACCGGGATGACTGCCCGCGGCCACGACGTGCACGTTATGGCTTGCCGCCCCGACGGCGGTCCCATGTTTACCGAGCAGCGAACCGAAGCCACAGTTCACCGGTTGCGGTCACGTCCAGTGCCTACGCATGAGTACTTCCGGATCAGCCTTCCTTGGGAAATCAAGAAGGACATCGCCACCATGTTTGACGTGATCAAGCCGGATGTTGTTCACGTTCAGAGTCACTACATGATCGGCGAGCACGTAGTCTATGAGGCTGCCCGTCGCGGCATCCGAATTGTTGCCACAAACCACTTCATGCCTGAAAACCTGAACCCGTTCCTGCCATTCCCGCAGTGGTTCAAGAACATAGTCGGCAGGGTTTCCTGGCGTGACATGGGCAAGGTCATGAGCCGTGCCGATGTTGTCACCACGCCCACTCCGCTGGCTGCAAAAGCAATGCACGAGCACGCCTTCCTGCGAAAAGTTTTGCCGCTGTCCAACGGCATCGAAGCTGGCAACTATGAATTGGCAGAGGGCGAAACGCCGCCGCGCAACCCCTATCCCACCATCGCCTTTGTGGGCCGTTTGGCTGAAGAAAAGCACATTGACGTCCTCATCGATGCCATCGCCGCGACTCCGGCCGACCTAAACCTGCACCTTGTGGTGGTCGGTGGCGGCGAAGTCAAGGCAGCATTGAAGGCCCAGGCAGCGAAACTCGGCCTGGCCGATCGCGTGGATTTCACCGGTCTGATCAGTGATGAAGAACTGCGCGAGGTGTACCTCAAGGCCGATCTATTCGTCATGCCAGGCACCGCCGAACTGCAATCCCTCGTGACGCTGGAAGCCATGAGTGCATCAACACCCGTGGTTTTGGCCAACGCCATGGCGTTGCCCCACCTGGTGGAAGACGGCGTCAACGGCTATCTGTTCCGGCCCAACGACAAGGATGATCTCGCGGAGAAGATCACCACGATCATGCGTTTGTCACCTGAGGATCGCGCGGCTATGGGAGTCGCCAGTCACAACAAGGTTTCCCGCCACGGGTTGCAAAAGACCCTGGACACCTTCGAGGACATTTATCGTGGCGGAAGCTACGAGGATCACGCAGTTTAA